The genomic DNA TCGCGCGGGAGCTGGAGTTACCCGCGCTCCACCACAGCGTGGCGTCCTTCGAGCCGGTTCGAGGCTAGCGCTCCTCGGAGACGCCGGCGAGCAACAGGCCCCAGCCCAGATGGGGGTGCACGGGCTCCAGCACGGGCTCGCCCTGGCGCAGCCGCCGCGCCGCCACGAGCCCCGCCGCCCGCTTCGCCCTCCGGGGCAAGATGGAGTTCAGCCGCGTCATCCACCGGTGCGTCAGGCCCGGATGCACCCGGGGCACTCCGCGCTCGAAGGCGGCGATCGCCTCGGACGCGCACCGGGCCGCGGAGATGCGCATCCACGCCGGCGGCGGAGCCACCTGATCCTCCGCGCCCGATTGCTCGTCCACCCGGGTGTCCACCGCCGCGGGGGACACCTGCGTCACCACCACCCCGGTCCCCAGCAACTCCAGCCGCAGCGACTCGGTGAAGCCATCCAGGAAGCGGCGGCTGGCGCAGTAGACCGCCATCCCCGGAGCAAAGGAGTTACCACCCGCGGCGCCGACGTTGAGGATGCCGCCGCGCTTGCGCGCCACCATGTGCCGCACCAGCCGGTGGGTGAGCAACAGAGGGGCCGTCACGTTCACCCGCATCATCTGATGGATGCGCGACCAGCTCTCGCGCTCGTACAAGCTGTAGTCCCCCAACCCCGCGCTGTTCACCAGCACGTCCACATGGACGAGGTTGCGGCGCAGCGAGTCCAACAGCGCGTCCACGTCCTCGGGCTGGGCCAGGTCGCACTGCTCCACCACCACGCCCAGCGTGGGATTGCGCGCGTGCAGCTCGTCCCGCAGCGTCTCCAGGCGCTCCTCGCTCCGGGCGACGAGCACCAGCGTACGGGCCCGGAAGGCGAGCTGGCGGGCGATCTCCCGCCCAACGCCCGAGGACGCCCCCGTGATGAGCACGGTGCCAGAATCGATGGGTGGTCGCATGGAAACTCCTCCCCTTGGGCCAACGAACCACAACGGTAATCCTCCCAGGCGGGGTCTCGCATGGCTCGCCCGCTCGCCTGCGCGCTCGCTCTCCTGCCGAGGACCATGGCGTGCCGTTGCACAGACTCCACGTCATCCCGAAACAACACTCAGAGCCCCCTCCACGCCGGAGGTCGGGCGGTCCTGGAGGGGTCCCATGTCCACGCCATCCCGCATCCTCGTGCCGGTGGATTTGATGGAAGGGTCGCAGGCGATCGTCGACTACGCGGTCGCGCTCGCCCAGCCATTCAACGCCAGGCTCGAGGTGCTGCATGCCTGGGAGCCGCCCCAGTACGTGGCGCCGGATCTCCTCGTGGCCGCGCCGGGATGGAACCCCCAGCCCCTGGAGAAGATGGCGCTCGAGACGGCGCGCGAGTCCCTCCAGAAGTTCATGGCGAGCATCCACAGCGCGAGCGCCGTCACCCAGCGCATGGAGGTGGGCGAGCCCGCCTCGGCCATCCTCCGGGTGGCCGAGAGCGGTGGGTTCGACCTCATCATCATGGGCACCCATGGGCGCCGGGGTCTGCCCCGCCTGCTCATGGGCAGCGTGGCGCACAAGGTCATCTCCCGGGCGCACTGCCCCGTGCTCACCCTGCGCGTGCCCGAGGCGAAGTAGCCGCCTGGCTAGGAGGAACTGGCCGCGGAGGCCTCGTCGCCGGGCGGCGTGTCCTCCACGCCCGTGAGCGGCTTGAGGGTGGCGCGCAGGGCGAGGATCTGCTCGCGGGCCATGTCCTTGAGCCGTCCCACGTCCTCGAGCGTCATGCCCTTCGTGGAGATGGGCGTGCCCACGGTCACCAGGCCGCGCGACGTGGCGAAGCGCCAGGAGTGCTTGGGCAGGGCCCGGCGCGTGCCGCTCACCGCCATGGGGAGCACATCCGCGCCCGTCTCGATGGCCAGGCGGAAGGCGCCATCCTTGAAGGGCAGCAGCTCGTCCGTCTTCGAGCGCGTGCCCTCGGGGAAGATCATGATGGGCATGCCCTTGTCGAGCCAGCGGGCGCACTGGGCCATGGCCTGCTGGGCCGAGTCCTTCTCGCCCCGGCGCACGGGGATGTCCCCGGCGAGCCACATGCTCCAGCCCACCACGGGAATCTTGAAGAGGGAGTCCTTGCCCAGCCACTTCATCTCCCACGGCAGGTAGGAGATGAGGAAGCAGTCCGCGTTGGACTCGTGGTTGCTCACCACCACGGTGCGGGGCCCGGGCGGCACGGGATTGCCATGCACGGCGAACTTCCAGAAGGGGTTGAGCCGGGCGGCGGTGGCTCCGATGAGCCGGAAGAGCCGCCCCGTCACCACCTTGCGCCGGTCGAAGGGCCAGGTGACGACGAGCGGCGCCTGGATGCAGAAGCCCGTCAACGCCACGAGACCGGTTTCCGCCCACGCATACATGGAGAGCAGCGCGTTGTTCACGTTGTTCATGAGAGTGACTCCTGGCCTATCAGCGGCGGACCTTGGGGTCTAGGTCCACACTCACCGGACAGTGATCCGATCCGAGGATGTGGGGGTGGATGGCGGCACGTTTCACGTAGGGCATGGCTCCGGGCGAGGCGAGCACGTAGTCGATCCGCCAGCCGACATTGCGCTCGCGCACGCCGAAGCGCTGGCTCCACCAACTGTAGTGCCCGGCGCCCTTCTCGAAGTGGCGGAAGGTGTCCACCCACCCCGCGCGGAGCCACCGGCAGAACTCCTGGCGCTCCTCCAGGAGGAAGCCGCTCGTCTCCCGGTTGTCCCGGGGCCGGGCGAGATCGATTTCTTGATGCGCCGTGTTGAAGTCCCCCATGACCACGAGCCGTTCGCCG from Melittangium boletus DSM 14713 includes the following:
- a CDS encoding SDR family NAD(P)-dependent oxidoreductase, coding for MRPPIDSGTVLITGASSGVGREIARQLAFRARTLVLVARSEERLETLRDELHARNPTLGVVVEQCDLAQPEDVDALLDSLRRNLVHVDVLVNSAGLGDYSLYERESWSRIHQMMRVNVTAPLLLTHRLVRHMVARKRGGILNVGAAGGNSFAPGMAVYCASRRFLDGFTESLRLELLGTGVVVTQVSPAAVDTRVDEQSGAEDQVAPPPAWMRISAARCASEAIAAFERGVPRVHPGLTHRWMTRLNSILPRRAKRAAGLVAARRLRQGEPVLEPVHPHLGWGLLLAGVSEER
- a CDS encoding universal stress protein yields the protein MSTPSRILVPVDLMEGSQAIVDYAVALAQPFNARLEVLHAWEPPQYVAPDLLVAAPGWNPQPLEKMALETARESLQKFMASIHSASAVTQRMEVGEPASAILRVAESGGFDLIIMGTHGRRGLPRLLMGSVAHKVISRAHCPVLTLRVPEAK
- a CDS encoding lysophospholipid acyltransferase family protein; the encoded protein is MNNVNNALLSMYAWAETGLVALTGFCIQAPLVVTWPFDRRKVVTGRLFRLIGATAARLNPFWKFAVHGNPVPPGPRTVVVSNHESNADCFLISYLPWEMKWLGKDSLFKIPVVGWSMWLAGDIPVRRGEKDSAQQAMAQCARWLDKGMPIMIFPEGTRSKTDELLPFKDGAFRLAIETGADVLPMAVSGTRRALPKHSWRFATSRGLVTVGTPISTKGMTLEDVGRLKDMAREQILALRATLKPLTGVEDTPPGDEASAASSS